The following proteins are co-located in the Cupriavidus pauculus genome:
- a CDS encoding ABC transporter permease — protein MSEQDPRNPDVAASPALAAAPPRQHYPQPLLPRNARNWMMVWYRNYMVWKKLAIPSMIGNLADPMIYLFGLGLGLGLLVGQVHGVSYIAFLAAGTTASSVMMSASFESMYSAFSRMHVQRTWEAIMHAPLTLGDVVLGEVLWAASKAVLSGAAIMIVAGLLGYAQFPGALAALPVIVLAGIAFASLAMIVTALAPSYDFFMFYQTLIMTPMLLLSGVFFPLEQLPEGAQKATQLLPLAHAVALIRPLMLGRPVEHAALHVIVLAAYAAVALVVALVLLRRRMLR, from the coding sequence ATGAGCGAACAGGACCCCCGCAACCCCGACGTGGCCGCGTCCCCTGCCCTGGCGGCGGCCCCGCCGCGCCAGCACTATCCCCAGCCCCTGCTGCCGCGCAACGCGCGCAACTGGATGATGGTCTGGTACCGCAACTACATGGTCTGGAAGAAGCTGGCCATCCCCTCGATGATCGGCAACCTGGCCGACCCGATGATCTACCTGTTCGGCCTGGGCCTGGGGCTGGGCCTGCTGGTCGGGCAGGTACACGGCGTGTCGTACATCGCGTTCCTGGCGGCCGGGACCACGGCGTCGAGCGTGATGATGTCGGCGAGCTTCGAGTCGATGTACTCGGCGTTCTCGCGCATGCACGTCCAGCGCACGTGGGAGGCGATCATGCACGCGCCGCTGACACTGGGCGATGTCGTGCTGGGAGAAGTCTTATGGGCCGCCAGCAAGGCGGTGCTGTCGGGCGCCGCGATCATGATCGTGGCCGGGCTGCTCGGCTACGCGCAGTTCCCCGGCGCGCTGGCGGCGCTGCCCGTGATCGTGCTGGCCGGCATTGCCTTCGCCAGCCTGGCGATGATCGTGACGGCGCTGGCGCCGAGCTACGACTTCTTCATGTTCTACCAGACGCTGATCATGACGCCGATGCTGCTGCTGTCCGGCGTCTTCTTCCCGCTCGAACAGCTACCGGAAGGCGCGCAGAAAGCCACGCAGCTTCTGCCGCTGGCGCACGCGGTGGCGCTGATCCGTCCGCTGATGCTGGGCCGGCCCGTGGAACACGCCGCGCTGCACGTGATCGTGCTGGCAGCCTACGCAGCCGTGGCGCTGGTGGTGGCGCTGGTGCTGCTGCGGCGACGGATGCTGCGGTAA
- the rpsU gene encoding 30S ribosomal protein S21, translating into MTKIVLKPGEPVEVAMRRFRRAILQTGLIVELKSRTAYEKPTTERKRKKKAAEARLRKRLRMQMLPKKLY; encoded by the coding sequence TTGACTAAGATCGTTCTGAAACCGGGCGAGCCCGTTGAAGTTGCAATGCGTCGTTTCCGTCGCGCCATTCTGCAGACTGGCCTGATCGTGGAACTGAAGAGCCGTACCGCCTACGAAAAGCCGACGACCGAGCGCAAGCGCAAGAAGAAGGCTGCCGAGGCTCGCCTGCGCAAGCGTCTGCGCATGCAAATGCTGCCGAAGAAGCTCTACTGA
- a CDS encoding AraC family transcriptional regulator — MSPQSWIELKQDAETGIETIRAHFEGHAYDPHWHDSYLVGYTEAGIQQFRCRGQVQHSMPGKVFTLEPGEIHDGDAVAPEGFTYSMLYVDAQWMTRELGALFDHAPAHGQPGFPQTLGEDPLLIDAIRHAFAVLQQPELRIVRQSALDALLARLTAKFQWRAQRDIDPRLPLVAQRARDYLHDHLDEDIGLDTLAATSGVDRYRLTRAFKAAFGLAPHAYLVQLRLSRARHMLARGATPADVAVALGFADQSHLGRWFRRAYGLTPAHYRRRCSNLPDA; from the coding sequence GTGAGCCCCCAAAGCTGGATCGAACTGAAACAGGATGCCGAAACCGGCATCGAGACGATTCGCGCCCATTTCGAAGGCCACGCCTACGACCCGCACTGGCACGACAGCTATCTCGTCGGCTACACCGAAGCGGGGATCCAGCAGTTCCGTTGCCGCGGGCAAGTCCAGCACAGCATGCCCGGCAAGGTGTTCACGCTGGAGCCCGGCGAGATCCACGACGGCGACGCCGTGGCGCCCGAGGGCTTCACCTATTCGATGCTCTACGTCGATGCCCAGTGGATGACGCGCGAACTGGGCGCGCTGTTCGACCACGCGCCCGCGCACGGCCAGCCCGGCTTTCCGCAGACGCTTGGCGAAGACCCGCTGCTGATCGACGCCATCCGCCACGCCTTCGCGGTGCTCCAGCAGCCCGAGCTGCGCATCGTGCGACAGTCGGCGCTCGACGCCCTGCTGGCCCGGCTGACGGCCAAGTTCCAGTGGCGCGCGCAGCGGGACATCGATCCCAGGCTGCCGCTTGTCGCCCAGCGGGCCCGCGACTACCTGCACGATCACCTCGACGAAGACATCGGACTCGACACGCTGGCAGCCACCAGTGGCGTCGACCGCTACCGCCTCACCCGCGCCTTCAAGGCCGCGTTCGGACTGGCGCCGCATGCCTACCTGGTGCAACTGCGGCTCTCCCGGGCCCGCCACATGCTGGCGCGTGGCGCGACGCCGGCCGACGTGGCCGTGGCACTGGGCTTTGCCGACCAGAGCCATCTGGGACGCTGGTTCCGCCGCGCCTATGGCCTGACCCCGGCCCACTACCGCCGGCGCTGCTCAAATCTTCCAGACGCCTAG
- the purF gene encoding amidophosphoribosyltransferase, whose protein sequence is MCGIVGVVSTSPVNQLIYDSLLLLQHRGQDAAGIATANGSTFHMHKANGLVRDVFRTRNMRGLPGTSGIGQVRYPTAGSSSEEEAQPFYVNAPYGIMLAHNGNLTNSEQLREEMFRRDRRHINTHSDSEVLLNVLADELQRASGGKTLDPATIFQAVSGMHRRVKGAYAITAQISGYGLLAVRDPFGIRPLCIGSIDTPTGKEYLIASESVALEGMGYTMDRDVAPGEAIFVDLDGKLHSQQCAENPQLTPCIFEYVYLARPDSCIDGVPVYDARLRMGDYLAEKIRREVPAGEIDVVMPIPDSSRPAAMQVANALGVPYREGFFKNRYVGRTFIMPGQAVRKKSVRQKLNAMGVEFQGKNVLIVDDSIVRGTTSFEIVQMARDAGAKKVIFASAAPPVKFPNVYGIDMPTRSELVAHGRTDEEVARMIGADQLVYQDVEAMKQAVRDINPNLRDFDASCFDGKYVTGDIDEAYLDRLETARSQADREGPSGDTERSQLHLQRSGGNE, encoded by the coding sequence ATGTGCGGTATCGTCGGCGTGGTTTCCACCAGCCCTGTCAACCAACTGATCTATGACAGCCTGCTGCTGTTGCAACACCGCGGACAGGATGCAGCCGGCATCGCCACGGCCAACGGCAGCACCTTCCACATGCACAAGGCCAACGGCCTGGTGCGCGATGTCTTCCGCACGCGCAACATGCGCGGCCTGCCCGGCACGTCGGGCATCGGCCAGGTGCGCTACCCGACCGCCGGCTCGTCGAGCGAGGAAGAGGCCCAGCCGTTCTACGTGAACGCGCCGTACGGCATCATGCTGGCCCACAACGGCAACCTGACCAATTCCGAGCAGCTTCGCGAGGAAATGTTCCGCCGCGACCGCCGCCACATCAACACGCACTCGGACTCCGAGGTGCTGCTGAACGTGCTGGCCGACGAGCTGCAGCGCGCCAGCGGCGGCAAGACGCTGGACCCGGCCACGATCTTCCAGGCGGTGAGCGGCATGCATCGCCGCGTGAAGGGCGCCTACGCCATCACCGCGCAGATCTCGGGCTACGGCCTGCTGGCCGTGCGCGACCCGTTCGGCATCCGCCCGCTGTGCATCGGCAGCATCGACACGCCGACCGGCAAGGAATACTTGATCGCGTCGGAATCGGTGGCGCTGGAAGGCATGGGCTACACGATGGACCGTGACGTGGCGCCGGGCGAGGCGATCTTCGTCGACCTGGACGGCAAGCTCCACAGCCAGCAGTGCGCGGAAAACCCGCAGCTCACGCCGTGCATCTTCGAATACGTCTACCTGGCCCGTCCGGACTCGTGCATCGACGGCGTGCCCGTCTATGACGCCCGGCTGCGCATGGGCGACTACCTGGCCGAGAAGATCCGCCGCGAAGTGCCGGCCGGCGAGATCGACGTGGTCATGCCGATTCCCGATTCCAGCCGTCCGGCCGCCATGCAGGTGGCCAACGCGCTGGGCGTGCCGTACCGCGAGGGCTTCTTCAAGAACCGCTACGTGGGCCGGACCTTCATCATGCCGGGCCAGGCCGTGCGCAAGAAGTCGGTGCGCCAGAAGCTGAACGCCATGGGCGTGGAGTTCCAGGGCAAGAACGTGCTGATCGTCGACGACTCGATCGTGCGCGGCACCACGTCGTTCGAGATCGTGCAGATGGCGCGCGACGCCGGCGCCAAGAAGGTGATCTTCGCCTCGGCCGCGCCGCCGGTGAAGTTCCCGAACGTGTACGGCATCGACATGCCCACGCGCAGCGAACTGGTGGCCCACGGCCGCACCGACGAGGAAGTGGCGCGCATGATCGGCGCGGACCAGCTGGTCTACCAGGACGTGGAGGCGATGAAGCAGGCCGTGCGCGACATCAACCCGAACCTGCGCGACTTCGATGCGTCGTGCTTCGACGGCAAGTACGTGACCGGCGACATCGACGAAGCCTACCTGGACCGCCTGGAAACGGCGCGCAGCCAGGCCGACCGCGAAGGCCCGAGCGGCGATACCGAGCGTTCGCAACTGCACCTGCAGCGTTCGGGCGGCAACGAATAA
- a CDS encoding CvpA family protein: protein MAFTFFDYAVAFILVASALIGVLRGLVREVLALVGWVVAFVLAYHFGGMAAGWMPETLPGGALTRSALGFLAVFFGTWIVSALAGAILGQLLETTGLKPADRGLGLVFGLARGVLIVMLVVVVAGLTKLPEEPFWRDAVSRPYVMQAMDELRQWLPPDLAKYVKA, encoded by the coding sequence ATGGCTTTTACCTTCTTTGACTACGCCGTCGCTTTCATCCTGGTGGCGTCGGCGCTGATCGGCGTGCTGCGCGGACTGGTGCGCGAGGTGCTGGCGCTGGTGGGCTGGGTGGTGGCGTTCGTGCTGGCCTATCACTTTGGCGGCATGGCCGCCGGATGGATGCCCGAGACGCTGCCCGGCGGCGCGCTGACGCGCAGCGCGCTGGGCTTCCTGGCAGTGTTCTTCGGCACGTGGATCGTGTCGGCGCTGGCCGGGGCGATCCTGGGCCAGTTGCTGGAAACCACGGGTCTGAAGCCGGCCGATCGCGGGCTGGGCCTGGTGTTCGGGCTGGCGCGCGGCGTGCTGATCGTGATGCTGGTGGTCGTGGTGGCCGGGCTCACCAAGCTGCCCGAGGAACCGTTCTGGCGCGACGCGGTGTCGCGCCCGTATGTGATGCAGGCCATGGACGAACTGCGGCAGTGGCTGCCGCCCGACCTGGCGAAGTATGTGAAGGCCTGA
- the pncB gene encoding nicotinate phosphoribosyltransferase, which produces MIIRSLLDTDLYKFTMMQVVLHHFPQAQVEYRFKCRNAGVDLTPYVDEIRDELRQLCELRFTDDELEYLRGMRFIKSDFVDFLALFHLNEKYVVVQPSAGGNGEIDITIRGPWLHTILFEIPLLAIVNEVYFRRTQPQPDLTEGRRRLEAKLALLKASPYADCVIADYGTRRRFSGDWQEEVLLSMRAVLGPQLAGTSNVHFARLHNMTPLGTMAHEYLQACQALGPRLRDSQVYALENWAREYRGDLGIALSDTYGFDAFLRDFDLYFCKLFDGVRHDSGDPFEWGERMIAHYAANRVDPRGKTLIFSDALHIPKVIELYERFRGRCKLAFGVGTNLTNDLGYTPLQIVIKMVRCNGQPVAKLSDTPEKTMCDDPGYLAYLRQVFEVKTA; this is translated from the coding sequence ATGATCATCCGCTCCCTGCTCGACACCGACCTGTACAAGTTCACGATGATGCAGGTGGTCCTGCACCATTTCCCGCAGGCCCAGGTCGAGTACCGCTTCAAGTGCCGCAACGCCGGCGTGGACCTGACGCCCTATGTCGACGAGATCCGCGACGAACTGCGCCAGCTCTGCGAGCTGCGCTTTACCGACGACGAACTCGAATACCTGCGCGGCATGCGCTTCATCAAGAGCGATTTCGTCGATTTCCTCGCGCTGTTCCACCTGAACGAGAAGTACGTGGTCGTCCAGCCGTCGGCCGGCGGCAACGGCGAGATCGACATCACGATCCGCGGGCCGTGGCTGCACACGATTCTGTTCGAGATTCCGCTGCTGGCCATCGTCAACGAGGTCTACTTTCGCCGCACGCAGCCGCAGCCGGACCTGACCGAGGGCCGCCGCCGGCTGGAGGCCAAGCTGGCGCTGCTCAAGGCGTCGCCGTACGCCGACTGCGTGATCGCCGACTACGGCACGCGCCGCCGCTTTTCCGGCGACTGGCAGGAAGAGGTGCTGCTGTCGATGCGCGCCGTGCTGGGCCCGCAGCTTGCCGGCACCAGCAACGTTCACTTTGCCCGGCTGCACAACATGACGCCGCTGGGCACCATGGCCCACGAATACCTGCAGGCGTGCCAGGCCCTGGGGCCGCGCCTGCGCGACTCGCAGGTCTACGCGCTGGAGAACTGGGCGCGCGAGTACCGCGGCGACCTGGGCATCGCGCTGTCCGATACCTATGGCTTCGACGCCTTCCTGCGCGATTTCGACCTGTACTTCTGCAAGCTGTTCGACGGCGTGCGGCACGATTCGGGCGACCCGTTCGAGTGGGGCGAGCGCATGATCGCGCACTACGCCGCCAACCGCGTCGACCCGCGCGGCAAGACGCTGATCTTCAGCGACGCGCTGCACATCCCGAAGGTCATCGAGCTGTACGAACGCTTCCGGGGCCGCTGCAAGCTCGCGTTCGGCGTGGGCACCAACCTGACCAACGACCTGGGCTACACGCCGCTGCAGATCGTGATCAAGATGGTCCGCTGCAACGGGCAGCCGGTGGCCAAACTGTCGGACACGCCCGAGAAGACCATGTGCGACGACCCCGGCTACCTGGCCTACCTGCGTCAGGTGTTCGAAGTGAAGACGGCCTGA
- a CDS encoding LutC/YkgG family protein translates to METNAARDRIFARIRAAQGRGPAVTQGERDAVADYLARHPQGPQPPVPDDRAEAFAVQARRMASTVDRVATMADVPGAVARYLDGLQLARRAVAWTALGSLPWTEQGLDVACRPPLRDAEADRDHGDLVGITGCFVAIAETGSLMLLSGPDTYASAALLPETHIAVVPVGRIVANMEEAFARMRAEHGQLPRATNIISGPSRTGDIEQTIVLGAHGPYRVHVILVDQD, encoded by the coding sequence ATGGAAACCAACGCCGCCCGTGACCGCATCTTCGCCCGCATCCGCGCCGCCCAGGGCAGGGGGCCGGCCGTGACCCAGGGCGAGCGCGACGCCGTGGCCGACTACCTGGCCCGGCACCCGCAGGGCCCGCAGCCGCCGGTGCCCGACGACCGCGCCGAAGCGTTCGCCGTGCAGGCGCGCAGGATGGCGTCGACGGTGGACCGCGTGGCGACGATGGCCGATGTGCCCGGCGCGGTGGCGCGCTATCTCGACGGCCTGCAGCTCGCCCGCCGCGCGGTGGCGTGGACCGCGCTGGGCAGCCTGCCGTGGACCGAACAGGGGCTGGACGTGGCGTGCCGCCCGCCGCTGCGCGACGCCGAGGCCGATCGCGACCATGGCGACCTTGTCGGCATCACGGGCTGCTTCGTGGCCATCGCCGAGACCGGGTCGCTGATGCTGCTGTCCGGGCCGGACACCTACGCGTCGGCCGCGCTGCTGCCTGAAACCCATATCGCCGTGGTGCCGGTAGGCCGCATCGTCGCCAACATGGAGGAAGCGTTCGCCCGGATGCGCGCCGAGCACGGGCAATTGCCGCGCGCCACCAACATCATCAGCGGGCCGTCGCGCACGGGCGACATCGAGCAGACCATCGTGCTGGGCGCGCACGGCCCGTACCGCGTGCACGTGATCCTGGTCGACCAGGACTGA
- a CDS encoding LysE family translocator, translated as MLETLPLLPFLMFAVVASITPGPTNVIVLSHSARRGVLATVPIILGACGGAALLVLAVGIGLGGALAAHPQIQHAMAWIGVGWLSWLAWQIWRGPAAGIDAGDAASTSARRPLGLAGAAGLQVVNPKTWMMALAVVSVFAGDGADSSHRVALLSLLFFVVSLPCMTTWALLGAGAARLIRSPRHMKRFERLMAVVLAASAWATLLP; from the coding sequence ATGCTCGAAACCCTGCCCCTCCTCCCCTTCCTGATGTTTGCGGTCGTCGCCTCGATCACGCCCGGGCCGACCAACGTCATCGTGCTGAGCCACAGCGCCCGGCGCGGCGTGCTGGCCACGGTGCCGATCATCCTCGGCGCCTGCGGCGGCGCGGCGCTGCTGGTGCTGGCGGTAGGCATCGGCCTGGGCGGCGCGCTGGCGGCGCATCCGCAGATCCAGCACGCGATGGCGTGGATTGGCGTCGGCTGGCTCTCGTGGCTGGCGTGGCAGATCTGGCGCGGCCCGGCGGCCGGGATCGATGCCGGTGACGCGGCCTCCACTAGCGCGCGCCGCCCGCTGGGCCTGGCCGGCGCGGCCGGGCTGCAGGTGGTCAATCCCAAGACGTGGATGATGGCGCTGGCCGTCGTCAGCGTGTTCGCGGGTGACGGGGCCGATTCGTCACACCGCGTGGCGCTGCTGTCGCTGCTGTTCTTCGTCGTCTCACTGCCGTGCATGACCACATGGGCGCTGCTGGGCGCCGGTGCCGCGCGGCTGATCCGCTCGCCCCGGCACATGAAGCGCTTCGAGCGTCTCATGGCGGTGGTGCTGGCCGCCTCTGCCTGGGCCACGCTGTTGCCTTGA
- a CDS encoding NAD(P)/FAD-dependent oxidoreductase, translating to MDLSIPNPVADATQQAGGNTGGQPLEIDALIVGAGPVGLFQVFELGLLEIKAHVIDSLKVVGGQCVELYPDKPIYDIPAVPICTGQELTDNLLKQIEPFSPTFHLGQEVSVVERREDGRFYVETSLGTRFITKTIFIAAGVGSFQPRTVKVEGIDKFEGKQLFYRVKEPARFHGRNLVIVGGGDSALDWALDLHGKAESIVLIHRRDGFRAAPASVAKMRELCDQMEMQFMVGQIGGYEEKDGVLTEIKVTGGDGVTRRMPLDDLLVFFGLSPKLGPIAEWGLELERKQIKVDTEKFETNIPGIFAVGDINTYPGKKKLILSGFHEAALAAFGAAPYIFPDKKIHMQYTTTSPKLHKVLGVETPVFD from the coding sequence ATGGACTTGAGCATTCCAAATCCCGTGGCCGACGCGACCCAGCAGGCGGGCGGCAACACCGGCGGCCAGCCGCTGGAAATCGACGCGCTGATCGTGGGCGCGGGGCCCGTTGGCCTGTTCCAGGTGTTCGAACTGGGTCTGCTCGAAATCAAGGCGCACGTGATCGACTCGCTCAAGGTGGTGGGCGGCCAGTGCGTGGAACTGTATCCGGACAAGCCCATCTACGACATCCCGGCCGTGCCCATCTGCACGGGCCAGGAACTGACCGACAACCTGCTCAAGCAGATCGAGCCGTTCTCGCCCACGTTCCACCTGGGCCAGGAAGTCAGCGTCGTGGAGCGCCGCGAGGACGGCCGCTTCTACGTCGAGACGTCGCTCGGCACCCGCTTCATCACCAAGACGATCTTCATCGCCGCCGGCGTGGGCTCGTTCCAGCCGCGCACGGTCAAGGTGGAAGGCATCGACAAGTTCGAGGGCAAGCAGCTCTTCTACCGCGTGAAGGAGCCGGCCCGCTTCCACGGCCGCAACCTCGTGATCGTCGGCGGTGGCGATTCGGCGCTGGACTGGGCGCTGGACCTGCACGGCAAGGCCGAGTCGATCGTGCTGATCCACCGCCGCGACGGCTTCCGCGCCGCGCCGGCGTCGGTGGCCAAGATGCGCGAGCTGTGCGACCAGATGGAAATGCAGTTCATGGTCGGCCAGATCGGCGGCTATGAAGAGAAGGACGGCGTGCTGACCGAGATCAAGGTCACCGGCGGCGACGGTGTGACGCGCCGCATGCCGCTGGACGACCTGCTGGTGTTCTTCGGCCTGTCGCCGAAGCTGGGCCCGATCGCCGAATGGGGCCTGGAACTGGAGCGCAAGCAGATCAAGGTGGATACCGAGAAGTTCGAGACGAACATCCCGGGCATCTTCGCGGTGGGCGACATCAACACCTATCCGGGCAAGAAGAAGCTGATCCTGTCGGGCTTCCACGAGGCCGCGCTGGCCGCGTTCGGCGCCGCGCCGTACATCTTCCCGGACAAGAAGATCCACATGCAATACACCACGACCTCGCCGAAGCTGCACAAGGTGCTGGGCGTGGAAACGCCGGTGTTCGACTGA
- a CDS encoding O-succinylhomoserine sulfhydrylase yields MSDPNQDESYGIDTLGVRAGTLRSAEFMEHSEAMYLTSSFCFNSAAEAAERFANSEEGYTYSRFTNPTVSMFQARLAALEGAEACMATASGMSAILSVALASLQAGDHLVSSRSIFGSTMTLFNTILAKFGVETTYVDSGDLGAWRAAVRPNTKLFFLETPSNPLTEVSDIAAVADIAHNAGALFVVDNCFCSPALQQPIKFGADVVVHSATKHIDGQGRVLGGAVVGKRDYIMGKVFPLVRTAGPTMSAFNAWVMLKGMETLAIRMERHSQSALQLAQFLESHPAVNRVFHPALPSHPQYEIARRQQSGGGAIVSFELKGDTPEQMRANAWRVIDSTKLCSITGNLGDTRTTITHPYTTTHGRVAPEAKAAAGISEGLIRLAVGLESVEDLKADLLRGLGQ; encoded by the coding sequence ATGAGCGATCCGAACCAAGACGAGTCCTACGGCATCGATACCCTCGGCGTGCGCGCCGGCACCCTGCGCTCGGCCGAGTTCATGGAGCATTCCGAGGCGATGTACCTGACCTCGAGCTTCTGCTTCAACTCGGCCGCCGAGGCCGCCGAGCGCTTTGCCAATTCGGAAGAGGGCTACACCTACTCGCGCTTCACGAACCCGACCGTGTCGATGTTCCAGGCGCGGCTGGCGGCGCTGGAGGGTGCCGAGGCGTGCATGGCCACGGCATCGGGCATGAGCGCGATCCTGTCGGTTGCGCTGGCGTCGCTGCAGGCCGGCGACCACCTGGTCAGCTCGCGCTCGATCTTCGGGTCGACCATGACGCTGTTCAACACGATCCTGGCCAAGTTCGGCGTGGAGACGACGTACGTGGACAGCGGCGACCTGGGCGCGTGGCGCGCGGCCGTCCGCCCGAACACGAAGCTGTTCTTCCTGGAAACGCCGTCGAACCCGCTGACCGAGGTGTCGGACATTGCCGCCGTGGCGGACATCGCCCACAACGCGGGCGCGCTGTTCGTGGTCGACAACTGCTTCTGCTCGCCCGCGCTGCAGCAGCCCATCAAGTTCGGCGCCGACGTGGTGGTGCATTCGGCCACCAAGCACATCGACGGCCAGGGCCGCGTGCTGGGCGGCGCCGTGGTGGGCAAGCGCGACTACATCATGGGCAAGGTGTTCCCGCTGGTGCGGACGGCGGGCCCGACGATGTCGGCGTTCAACGCGTGGGTCATGCTCAAGGGCATGGAGACGCTGGCGATCCGCATGGAGCGCCACTCGCAGAGCGCGCTGCAACTGGCCCAGTTCCTGGAGTCGCACCCGGCCGTGAACCGCGTGTTCCATCCGGCGCTGCCGTCGCATCCGCAGTACGAGATCGCCCGGCGCCAGCAGAGCGGCGGCGGGGCGATTGTCTCGTTCGAGCTGAAGGGCGACACGCCGGAGCAGATGCGCGCCAACGCCTGGCGCGTGATCGACAGCACGAAGCTGTGCTCGATCACCGGCAACCTGGGCGACACCCGCACCACGATCACCCACCCGTACACGACTACCCACGGCCGCGTTGCGCCCGAAGCCAAGGCCGCGGCCGGCATCAGCGAAGGGCTGATCCGGCTGGCAGTGGGCCTGGAATCGGTCGAAGACCTCAAGGCCGATCTGCTGCGGGGGCTGGGGCAGTAG
- the nodI gene encoding nodulation factor ABC transporter ATP-binding protein NodI: protein MRNVRKLYGDQVVVDNLDLEVQPGQCYGLLGPNGAGKTTTLRMLLGLTTPASGTLTLCGEPIPERAPQARMRVGVVPQFDNLDPDFSVIENLRIFGRYFGLSSAEIHARVPKLLEFARLENKADAQVRELSGGMRRRLTVARALINDPDLLVMDEPTTGLDPQARHLIWERLKSLLAAGKTILLTTHFMEEAERLCNHLCVIDAGRKIAEGKPHELIDREIGCDVVEVYGDELEPLRHTLTPLAERTEMRGETLFCYVRDPDPLLAALHGKGGVRYLHRPANLEDVFLKLTGREMRD from the coding sequence ATGCGCAACGTGCGCAAGCTCTACGGCGACCAGGTGGTCGTCGACAACCTCGACCTCGAAGTCCAGCCCGGCCAGTGCTACGGACTGCTCGGCCCCAATGGCGCCGGCAAGACCACCACGCTGCGCATGCTGCTGGGGCTGACCACGCCGGCGTCGGGCACGCTGACGCTGTGCGGCGAGCCGATTCCCGAGCGGGCGCCCCAGGCGCGCATGCGCGTGGGCGTGGTGCCGCAATTCGACAACCTCGACCCCGATTTCTCGGTCATCGAGAACCTGCGGATCTTCGGCCGCTATTTCGGGCTGTCGTCGGCCGAGATCCACGCGCGCGTGCCGAAGCTGCTGGAATTTGCCCGGCTGGAAAACAAGGCCGACGCCCAGGTGCGCGAGCTGTCCGGCGGCATGCGGCGGCGCCTGACCGTGGCCCGCGCGCTGATCAACGATCCAGACCTGCTGGTCATGGACGAGCCGACCACCGGCCTGGACCCCCAGGCGCGCCATCTGATCTGGGAGCGCCTGAAGTCGCTGCTGGCCGCCGGCAAGACGATCCTGCTGACCACCCACTTCATGGAAGAAGCCGAGCGGCTCTGCAATCACCTGTGCGTGATCGACGCCGGCCGCAAGATCGCCGAGGGCAAGCCGCACGAGCTGATCGACCGCGAGATCGGCTGCGACGTCGTGGAAGTCTATGGCGACGAACTCGAACCGCTGCGCCACACGCTGACGCCGCTGGCCGAACGCACCGAAATGCGCGGCGAGACGCTGTTCTGCTACGTCCGCGACCCCGACCCGCTGCTCGCCGCGCTGCACGGCAAGGGCGGCGTCCGCTACCTGCACCGCCCGGCCAACCTTGAGGACGTGTTCCTGAAGCTGACCGGCCGCGAGATGAGAGACTGA
- the fdxA gene encoding ferredoxin FdxA has protein sequence MTHVVTESCIRCRYTDCVDVCPVDCFREGPNFLAIDPDECIDCAVCVAECPVNAIYAEEDVPGDQQQFIELNAELARNWPSITKTKAPLAEAEEWKDATDKLQYLQR, from the coding sequence ATGACTCACGTTGTCACCGAATCCTGCATCCGTTGCCGTTACACCGACTGCGTTGATGTGTGTCCGGTCGATTGTTTCCGCGAAGGCCCGAACTTCCTGGCCATCGATCCCGACGAATGCATCGACTGCGCCGTGTGCGTGGCCGAATGCCCGGTGAACGCGATTTACGCCGAGGAAGACGTGCCGGGCGACCAGCAGCAGTTCATCGAACTGAACGCCGAGCTGGCCCGTAACTGGCCCTCCATCACCAAGACCAAGGCCCCGCTGGCCGAGGCCGAGGAATGGAAGGACGCCACCGACAAGCTGCAATACCTGCAGCGCTAA